DNA sequence from the Hyalangium minutum genome:
CTGTTCCCACGCGGCGCCGTCGGCGGGCGGGTTCACGAAGAGCATCCGCGAGAACGCGGTTAGGTTCTTCCCCGTGCCATGCGCCCGAAGGGACGCTACGATCGACCGCTTGCCGTTCTCGCGGATGCTGGTGCTCAGCCGCTCAAGCGAGGAAACCTGCGGCTAATGCACGGGCATCAGATCGCGAAGGTGCTTCCTAAGCATCACGCCGCGAAGGTCGCCGACGAGTGGGGAGTTCCCGGGCTCACGGTCGCCGTCGGGCACTCTCACCGGCCGGGGATGCACGTTCGGCCTGGCCGCGAGGGCAACTGCCGGGCGATCGCGGTCGGCGCGGGCCGCACGCTGGATCCCGACTGGGTGAAGGGGCGCCCGAGAGGATGGAGAACGAGCTGCTCGTCGCGTATCTCCTGCCGACTGGGCACGTCGCGGCTTACAGCGTGCGGCTCGTTAGGGGCGCGTTTCTCTGGGGGGTAAGGTCTACCGCTGAGCCGCGGTCGAGAAAGCGTCTCGCAGTCAAGTCGTGACCGAAGCTAACAGCCCGGGTGGGGCTTCCTGATCTGGTCTGCGGTGCCCCTGCGCGCTCGCAGAACCTGCTACCGTTCGCCCAATTCAGGAGGTCACCTTCATTTGAGCCAACCTGCTAGATTGGCCCTTGTGCTCGCGGTCGTGTGGGGAGCTGCGGCACGAGGAGAGACGCCTTTGAGCAGTCGTGCGAAGCGAGAGCGGCCTGTCGCAGTCGTCGGCAAAGCCGACGAGCCTCTGCCCGAGATCCACGTCGCGCCGGACGCGATCACGCTGCTTTGGTTTCCTGCCGACATCCAGCGGAAGACGCTGACGGTTGACGAGTCGCGGATCCGGGTGCTGGACACAGGCACGCGCTCGATCATCGTCCAAGCTGTGCCCGACTACCGGCTCGAGGAGCGGCACGAACTCGGGGTCTTCTTCGCCGACGGGCAGGCGCCCGCTCGGGCCGCGTTTGCGCTCGTCATGGACCCCGCAGAAGTCGACACGCGGATCGACGTGCAACGCCCCGAGCTGCCGACCGGCCCCTGTCCGGCCGAAATGCAGCGCGCCGCCCCCCGACCCGAAGACTTCGTGCTGAAGGGCTTCGTAAACGCGCGCGGCATCCCGACAGTCGTCGTCCCGAAGGTTGCGGACAGCGAGCGGGGCTTTTCGTCGGAACCCGGTGTCTCCTATCGCGGCAATGGGTGGGCGATAGTGGAGGTGTGGATCCGCAACCTGTCCGGTCGGTCACCGTGGACGCCGCGCGACGTGGTGCTCAAGGACAAGGCGGGAGAGAATCTGCACGCGCGCCTTGTGACGGACGCCAAAGGCCCGGTTGCTCCGGGGGATCGCGTGCGCGTGCTCGCCGTTCTCGACCGAGCGGCCCCGAGCGTTGGGCCTGTCGTCGTCCTGGAAGTGCTCGGGGATGACAATCGCAGCTTCGTGATTCCCCGTGTGACACTTCCGATGGAGGGAAAGCCATGATCGCGCGCCTTATCCGGCTGCCGTGGGGCGCCGTTATCGACGGCTGGCACGTCCTGAAGGAACTCGGCGACGGCGGTTTTGCTGTC
Encoded proteins:
- a CDS encoding DUF2381 family protein, whose translation is MLAVVWGAAARGETPLSSRAKRERPVAVVGKADEPLPEIHVAPDAITLLWFPADIQRKTLTVDESRIRVLDTGTRSIIVQAVPDYRLEERHELGVFFADGQAPARAAFALVMDPAEVDTRIDVQRPELPTGPCPAEMQRAAPRPEDFVLKGFVNARGIPTVVVPKVADSERGFSSEPGVSYRGNGWAIVEVWIRNLSGRSPWTPRDVVLKDKAGENLHARLVTDAKGPVAPGDRVRVLAVLDRAAPSVGPVVVLEVLGDDNRSFVIPRVTLPMEGKP